In Gracilinanus agilis isolate LMUSP501 chromosome 1, AgileGrace, whole genome shotgun sequence, the sequence AGAACTATTTTATGGTAAGAAGACTTCTTTCTCCAAGATACAACCATTTTCTAAAATAACAAAGGCAATGTTGTTTCTGCAAAACTTAGGGGAAATAAGCAGCTATTAATTAATAGCTAGTATTTAGAGAACTTTAGGTTATACAGAGTATCTCATTTTATAACTTACTGTGAATGTACATAATTCCATGTCAGGATCATAGGAACAtcctaaaactggaagggacttcaaacaATTTAGTTCAGTTGTCTCATTCTACAGCTGAGGAATCCAAGGCTGAGAAGATAAGTGACTCAACTATCTATATTCACAAAATTATTAAGGGATATAACTAGTTTTTGAACTAGATTCCAATATCAAAAGCTGTATTTTTAACACTACACACATCATGGCTGCATTACTGAGAAAGTAGTGCAAGACAAATGGATTGGGAAACCAGATTGCAAAGAGTTGAGCAAATGGAGGCAGAAACTTAAGACTGAATTCTTTCTAGAACTTTAACAAAGAGTCAATAGgataataatttggaaaaattgtAGGGTTCAAATGAAGGTTATCAGAACttttggcaaaaaattagaaagccacAATGAAAAATGGGATATTTGTCAGAGAAATAGTCTAAATTCAAAGAGTTACTTCTGAGTTGGCAAGAAGAATCAACTTTTTTGGTCATAACTATTAAGGACTGCCCTAATAGGTATTAATGTTCGATCAGTCTACATTTATGAAACCATGAAAGAGTAagcaaagggagaaagaatggtGCAAGCATTTCCTTTTTAGCAATGTCAAATAATTGTAATTACCTGAGTCCTATACGGAAGACTCTTACTTCTTAAGCAACTGATGTCTTACTATAAAGAAAGGTGCCGCAAATCCAGAACCAAAGTATACAGTCATCATTGCCAACAACCGCCATTTGTTTTCCACTGAAAAGGGCAGGttctttggagaaagaaaagtcagtgaatcagggaaaaaataaacaattcaaatatattaCTTCTTTTTCTGAGACCTTACTTAGGATAAAAGCATAAACAACAAAACCTCCCTACTATGTTTTAAGCATAAACTTAAGACAACCTTTAAAAAATTACCAGTTTCTATATGTGTAGTGtgcatattatacacacacacacacacacacacacacacacacacacacacacagtgctcCTAAGTTACTTATGTCAAACTGCAAAggaatttctttatatatatatatgcatatgcattaATTTTCAGTAATGACTGAAAATTACATGGCAGTAAACCTCAGTTCATTTTAAGAAAGTTAAATACTTAAAGAGTTGTCCATAAACTAGAATAGTTTTCTGAAGGTATTTGAGCAAAGATGGATTTTGTTAGGAATTCCAGTTTAGAGTTGGGCTGAGGACAGTCTTAAGGTTAAATGAACTCTTatcaaaatagaattttttttctttaaaaaataaaaggcaaaaacaaaaacacaaaacccAATAACTTATTGAATAAATTACAATAGATATTTGTTGTAAAGTCAGTAACTTAAGAGATAACAAAGATTTATATTATGAGACCTTAAAAGAGAActgggaaaaaggaaatggaagatatGGTTGATTAATCCTTTATCAATATTCCCCCAAATACTACTATAGTATTTACAGTTAATTAGTCAAAgttgatttttctaaagaaataacATGACTTGAAGGCACATAATAAAGCACTACACTGTATAATAGGAATGATATTCACCTAAAAACAAAGTCAGAGTTAGTTCATGGGAAGGAGGAATAAgtcaagaaaacaacaaagttaTGTATTATGTCCTTTCTAATCTCATAAAAGAGTTATCTAAGTGAATTGGAATAAATGATTTACTCGGTGTCAAGAATtttggttactttttttttttttgcaggggaCTGGGTGGTGGTTGGAGGACCTAGGCTAATTCCAATTTATTTTCAATGGATGGATTTAAGCAGAACTACAGTCTCACAGCCTGTTATCATTACTTCATTATTATAAAGTATAATGTTGCCATGGGGACATAATTTTTTTATGTGTGACATTTAAAACTTATAAAAGGAATCCCAAACAGTACTACTTATTAAAAAAGTGGACATCTGCctaaatttttttcatgtcttaAGTACCTATATCCTTACATGCCTATCCAGTCTTGTTTCTTTTTACAGGGCCTAGAATGTTGCTCTGAATCATGGTTCCTGAATGAATGGTGCTGGTTAAGGTTGACTTTATAAcagcttaaaaaagaaatttaagtatATGGCACATCAGAAAGCGTTTACAGTATCATTGTTTTTCATACTGTGTGATTCTCATCATATGTACCacaagaaaggaaagtaaattaGATCTATAAAGGGTTCTGTATtctataatgcaaaaaaaaaatatatcaagccttacatatatttatatgctattatatatgcatgtatgtttaaAACTTCACATATTTCTCTTTTGTAACCTATCCCATTCAGAAATGACCAGTTATGTTTAGCTTCATATGAGTTATTAAAGGTTTCTTAATCTAAATCCAGTAATCCTTCCCCTAGGCCTTTATTTAAAGTAGTATAGAAGGGTGCTTGGGGCTCTAACTTCAGGTCCTGGTTTCTCATTTTGCAATGACCTTCCATCATCGGCCTCCATGTTGTTCAGGGCCATGCTTCTTCAGATGCTGTTAAGTCTCCTAGGCATTTACCTTCCCCcacaagaaattaaaaagaaaaagatgagaaaacaatcATTCTCCAGTTTGTCGCTTTCCATAGTGTGGTGTAAAATTAGTTCATAGCTCCCTGGCTCTACCCATCGCTCCCTCtcattccaccccccccccccgaaaactttgtgaccttggtcaagtcacttttgCCTTCCTAGTCTGTAAAAAAATGTGGGGATGCCCTTGACGAATAAGTCTTAAGAGTTGAAATGGAGCTTAGAGAGCCGTTTAATTCGAtacttcattttgcagaagaggcaACTGAGGTACCTGGTGTCTTGCGCAAGGTCACAAAGTCAGCTACTAAAAATCCGCGCTCATTCTAGGCCTCATCGACCCCGTGCCCTCTCCGGTTACTCTCCGCTCCAGAGCCTAGGCTGCTTGGGGTCCGCGGACTTTCTCCTACTACTCCCTTGGGGGTGCAGAGGCTGTAAATTGAAGCCGAGGCCTCCGCTGGGAGGTCGGTACGGTCGCCCTTGCTTGCCCCTCGCCCAGTCCCCGGCCGCAGTTACCTTCCCCGGGCCCTCCTCATAGTGGCTCCTGCGCACCAAGGAGGTGGAGAACCTGCGCACGCTCTGTCCCAACATGGCGCTGCCGAGTGCTCCGCAACGACCACAGAGAAGGCCGCAACGGAGGAGGAAGGAATGGCAGCTCAGTCGTCCTCTTCTTGCTGACCTTTCTCCTTCCTGGGCGGCTACTACGCAAAGAGGATGATGGGATGTAAGAAGAAGGCGGGTAGAGCCAAAAGCAGGAAATGAACGCTGAGGTCGTTCCTCAGAATTGTGGGAAATGTAGTTCGGAGGTTACCGTGGGCTAAGCCTAGTTTTCTTTGCCCTCTTGTGATTATTCATCCTTCCTACCTACTCTTCCTACGGAACTTACCCTTCTTCCTAATGTTAGGACCAAATTTGTATTACAGCCATAATTGTGGTTTTCTTCCCCACTATAATTGAAGTGTACCCGCAGCTAAGTACCTTCACAAGCTGTTTCTTATGTTTCCAAGAATGTTCCCTTTCCACTTAGTTTCTCTGATCCTTAGCTTTCTATCAAGCAAGTGTTCTTagttattgtgtgtgtgtgtcatgatGGGCCCCTCTGGCAGACTGGGGAAGGCTACAAGcccctttttcatatttttaaaaaaagacaatttttttttaaatacataaaaatacatagggttgcaaaggaaaccaattatatcaaaatagttGTCAAGTACACATACAGTACAAACACAGAAATACATCTGTCCAAGAATCtgagtgtatgtatgtatgtatacctatatacctatatgtgtgtgtgtgtgtggctgtaCACACAAGTTCACAGACCTCCCGTTAAGGTCTCCTGCTTTTAGGTTCATTTCAGATGCAGCCTCTTAAAGGAAGGTTCTCTTAACTTTTTtaacttcctcttctcccctgatTATTAGTGCCCTTTCCCTTCTCAAATTGCATTCATTTACTTATCTTTTTATATGTCTTATTCCCCAGGAAAacgtaaactccttgaggacaagaactatttttttttgtattagcttattattttaaatataattggtaaTTGATAAGTTGAATTCAATTGAACTAAATCTTTCTATCCTTCACATAACCTCACCCCCTCCCATTGTGCACATAGTTTGTACTTAATAAGAAtttgtagaattgaattgaatcttctGGGGTCAACCTGCTGGGCACCTGAATTCTTCAGAGTATCCCTGCACCAAGTTTATTTCCCCTCTAATCCAGCCTCCACTCAGCtgaccaaagtgattttctcaaagaTCAGCTTTGACAGTGTCAATCTCTTTACTGAGTAATTTCCAGTAGCTATATAAccttcaggataaaatataaacctgtttctttctcttcaataCCAGTTTACCAGTTAGTATCAACTAGCTTTTACATAGGGTTATTTACTGAGAAGATATAACAAATACTCAAGTGCAAAAACATTTGACATTGGAATCACATTCTCCTCTATTACCTTGGTACCTTCGTAGAATTTAAAGTACTTGCTACAAATCGTCCCTCCACCATATTCACTATGACATTCTATTAAATATGCcataatttgcttagccattctccagtagGAGGACAACTCCTTAGTTCCAATTTTTGActaacaaaaagagctgctataaatattttcttatttaaaagtccttttcctctttcgtTGACTTCTTTGGGAGTATAGGTTTAGTAATGGGTTTaggttggtgatggcaaacctatgccaCGTGTGTcagtagccattttcgatgacatgtggccacatgcagctgcatacagagaagtatggggccgcatgcagaggatgaaacatttgctgtagtgtagtgtagaccccctgtgcactatagatgacaattctacctatatcaattcacctattttggtttattaactCATCATCTAtagatttagaatactttaaTTCAATTAGATTAGTTTAGCATTTCCCAAACCTCTATCCttattccttgttcctaaccctttagataagcaaataaatcctgttgtagtttaattcaaaagaagattggtgttcctttcctaattggtgAACATCTACAGCTAATTAGGGGAAGCGATTTATCAAACCACAGTCAGAACAGAGTTTGCCCATTTAGCACACCTACACCAGCCCAAACCAATCATAACCAACAAATCCAACCCCAAGACAAGGGACTAAAGGAGTTGTTAAACACAGGTACAACTCCCACTAGATACTTTGGCTTGGCCACTGTTTAAGAGGCataggcttggctaagctgaattTCATAAATCCTGGGGATTACTAGCATGTAGGGTGATCACCCAGGCAATCTCATCTCTCACTTAGCCTAGATCCATCTATCACCTGAGGATCCAGAGCCAGCTTGGCAGACTCAGCTTAATAGAGCCTGTCAGGCCCAAGTGAGGCCTAGCAGCCCTTCATATTACCAGATCAGCCTCCTATTTATTTTAACACTGGTTTAGATTTAGCTGAGTCAaaggacatagtttcaaattgttttcaggACTAGATTGACCAAtttacaacttcaccagcaatagTGAACTCATTTTCCCATAGCCTCTCTTAAATTTTTCATTCTGTTATCTTTGACAGTCTTAtgttaatctctttattttaaagataaggaaattatagactaaaaagattaagtgactttctaaaGGCTGTTGAAGCTATTTAGTGGCAAAGCTAGGATTAGATCACTTTTACAGTATTATAGTGgttatttctttttgtcaattGAGGAAAAGTTTTGTGTTCTGGTTAAATATGTTTTGTTGTGTTGTTTTCAAGGCCTTCAATATAATAGCATTTCTTGCTGGAGAATGACTCTATATTATTCCTTTAGAATCACACTGAAGATTTCAAGTGAAGTAACtgaaaaggtttaagaaaaaaaaaggaatagtttctctttattgtgaaggagggaaagatgatggtgagagaagggaaggatagGGAAATATACCTATATCTTTATCAATATCTGTATTTAAATACAGATAGATATGAAATGATTGAAATTCTTGAAAAGCAGtatttcttaattgtaaaataattttaaattgactGCTCAAGACAGCCTAAACTGGTTAATTGATGCTTTCCATTTATCTGAACAGGTTCTCCGGAGTATGAACTCTTCTTACGAAGCTCATCATTCAGTTCTTCCCTTGGACATCCCAAGACTTCCCTGATTGGGACTGACAGGGGCATTTAAAGACCTTAATTCCTCCTTAGTTACTTCATCATAGAAAGAGGCAAATCTTTGTCCATAGATGGAGGACTTGAAAATGGCCCTTTCCTTCCCACCACAAGGTCTGAGTCAGTCCAACATGACTGCAGAGCTTGTTGGCTTCCTTAATCTTTCAAATGGGTCAGGGAGTTCCGGATGGCAGGCAGGCCTTCTCCTTAATTCTTTTAACCTTTTaagatctaaataaaaaaaaaggatccaaATCAATTTCATAGCCTGGGGGGAAAAATTGTTTCTAAGCTGGACCTTAGAATCAGATTGTtctgggaagaaagaggaaacaccAAAGGGAAAGTTATTTCACAAAAATAacccaattcaatattaattttccatagaTAGATTATTCACACACATATGCAGAACTCTAAAATATAGTGAACAAGGTTGTTCAAAAAAGTTTATATGTCCCTGTAAACTGTCCTTTATGGAACTCTTCCCCTGAGGAGGAGCCCACCTAAGAGGTACTATGCCAAGCATAAACCCCTACAGGGGTCTCTCCCTTTTGGGGATGAGAGGAACATCAGAGAGATACAATCcctttaaaatcaagataataagCAAGGACCTACATG encodes:
- the LOC123231409 gene encoding cytochrome c oxidase subunit 7C, mitochondrial, whose amino-acid sequence is MLGQSVRRFSTSLVRRSHYEEGPGKNLPFSVENKWRLLAMMTVYFGSGFAAPFFIVRHQLLKK